One window of Natrinema sp. SYSU A 869 genomic DNA carries:
- a CDS encoding DEAD/DEAH box helicase family protein, which yields MTALEPPDWVEPRAYQRTAIQRWVDADGQGILNMATGTGKTITALLSATQVVNSLDKGLFLVIAVPYQHLVDQWTEELEAFGVSPVLAYQSRADWQPRLERELLEFNHGSRSLCVVVTTHRTLSMDPAQRTLQRATGPMMIIGDEVHHLGAEQMRKGLSQAFNFRLGLSATPERWYDESGTLALRQYFGETVFEYGLSQAIDAAALCEYYYVPHIVELTAEEIEEYRRLTAKVGRLSASSSDDVALEDNPALQQTLFKRARLIGTARRKLDILVDLLEQESGVSHTLVYCSDGSTGVESGTGERHVDATTDRLRTMPGLTVERFTARESQPERERLLERFDAGEIDVLTSIRCLDEGVDVPATRSAYILASTSNPRQYVQRRGRILRTHPGKEFAVIHDFITVPSVNGRPAFLSGNEYEAERRLLESELERVSTFADAARNHPDADIDGVLTTDGSLQRLKRQYDLLGA from the coding sequence ATGACAGCACTCGAGCCACCGGACTGGGTCGAACCGCGAGCGTATCAGCGGACAGCCATCCAGCGGTGGGTCGATGCTGACGGCCAGGGAATCCTCAACATGGCAACCGGGACCGGAAAAACGATTACCGCGCTTCTCTCGGCCACCCAGGTCGTTAATTCGCTGGATAAGGGACTCTTTCTGGTCATCGCGGTCCCATACCAGCACCTCGTCGATCAGTGGACAGAAGAGCTGGAGGCATTCGGCGTCAGTCCAGTACTGGCCTACCAGTCGCGTGCAGACTGGCAGCCCCGTCTCGAGCGCGAGCTCCTCGAGTTCAATCACGGCTCCCGGTCGCTGTGTGTCGTCGTTACCACGCACCGAACGCTCTCGATGGATCCGGCACAACGAACGCTTCAGCGAGCTACTGGACCGATGATGATCATCGGCGACGAAGTCCACCACCTTGGCGCCGAACAAATGCGCAAGGGACTCTCTCAAGCGTTCAACTTTCGACTAGGGCTGTCGGCAACACCAGAACGGTGGTACGATGAATCGGGGACACTCGCCCTCAGACAGTATTTCGGCGAGACGGTGTTCGAGTATGGACTTTCGCAGGCAATCGACGCCGCCGCGTTATGTGAATACTACTACGTTCCGCACATCGTCGAACTCACTGCAGAGGAGATTGAAGAATACCGACGACTGACGGCGAAGGTCGGCCGCCTATCGGCGTCCAGCTCCGACGACGTTGCGCTCGAAGACAATCCAGCGCTCCAACAAACATTGTTTAAACGTGCGCGATTGATCGGGACGGCGCGGCGAAAACTCGATATCCTCGTCGACCTACTCGAGCAGGAGTCGGGGGTGAGCCACACACTCGTCTACTGTAGCGATGGCTCAACCGGTGTCGAATCGGGTACCGGCGAACGACACGTCGACGCGACAACCGACCGACTTCGGACAATGCCTGGTCTCACCGTCGAGCGATTCACAGCACGAGAATCACAGCCCGAACGGGAGCGGCTACTCGAGCGATTTGATGCCGGTGAAATCGACGTCCTCACCTCGATTCGTTGTCTCGACGAAGGTGTCGACGTGCCAGCAACGAGAAGCGCGTACATTTTAGCGAGTACGAGTAATCCGCGTCAGTACGTCCAGCGCCGTGGCCGGATTCTCCGCACACATCCGGGCAAGGAGTTCGCTGTCATTCACGATTTTATCACCGTACCGAGTGTCAACGGCCGGCCAGCGTTTCTCTCGGGTAACGAATACGAGGCAGAGCGTCGATTGCTCGAGAGCGAACTCGAGCGCGTCTCGACGTTCGCGGACGCCGCTCGCAATCACCCCGATGCCGACATCGACGGGGTTCTGACAACCGACGGATCACTACAGCGGCTCAAACGCCAGTACGACCTCCTTGGGGCATAG
- a CDS encoding AAA family ATPase: MKLRQLSLQNFRQFRDEVIEFARGETNNVTVIHGSNGSGKTTLLNAFTWLLYEDVDFDTRPDRLASEGAMAGANAGDEVTVSVTLEFTHDGAEYTATRTAVYEKQSSTDFDGTLEDVTLAVGYDDGSGPTKLNNPGNVLSQIIPERLSELFFFDGEDIDELAGIDNQDRIQEAIQNIMGLTILERATRHLETVAGRFESQVQESASEELRELIDEKQSIKSDIEQLERKKEDKDRAIDRIRTEISDIKQKLSRLDESAQLQEKRSEYREQKEKLEADVEEINSQIKDTVTEHGFIPLAMPLIRDTADEIDQLREDGVIPSELSDDFLDSLLEAEQCICGRDLEPETAPYSQVSSLRGEVASDGVEQGAMRIVGHLRQFSDGHAAFFDEVDALIERRQGKHEEIDELVELIDEISTELQDLEGTTPDGESISDLETERERKEEEKDQLIADKGGIDEKISTREEEIEQLEDDISDQRDEREETRLAQRRQQAAEQVQTELTSTFETLKDRVRSWSNQEVNQTFGAIASKDLEAEITDDFELKIWQSVRNDRVEVDKSTGERQIASLAFVGSLVKIARRRYEDDSNTEYFTGGIYPLVMDSPFGALDKDHRREVSRILPELATQVMVFATDSQWEGPVEEEMRDIAGKQYWLDFDEGDGEDRSPQTQIKAEQTATAGN; the protein is encoded by the coding sequence ATGAAACTTCGCCAACTCTCACTCCAGAACTTCAGACAATTCCGCGACGAAGTGATTGAATTCGCGCGCGGCGAGACGAACAATGTGACTGTGATCCACGGATCGAACGGATCCGGTAAGACCACTCTGCTGAACGCGTTCACCTGGCTCCTGTACGAGGACGTCGACTTCGATACGCGGCCCGACCGGTTAGCGAGCGAGGGTGCGATGGCCGGCGCAAATGCAGGCGACGAGGTGACCGTCTCGGTCACGTTAGAGTTCACCCATGATGGGGCAGAATACACGGCGACTCGGACGGCCGTCTACGAGAAGCAGTCGTCGACGGATTTCGATGGGACGCTAGAAGACGTGACCCTCGCTGTCGGATACGATGACGGCAGCGGACCGACGAAACTGAATAATCCGGGGAACGTCCTCAGTCAGATTATTCCGGAACGGCTAAGCGAGCTGTTCTTCTTCGACGGAGAGGACATCGACGAGTTGGCCGGCATCGATAATCAAGACCGAATTCAGGAGGCGATTCAGAACATTATGGGACTGACCATCCTTGAACGGGCGACGCGACACCTAGAGACGGTCGCCGGTCGGTTCGAGTCGCAGGTCCAAGAGAGTGCTAGTGAGGAACTCCGAGAGCTGATCGACGAGAAGCAATCAATTAAATCGGACATTGAACAGCTCGAACGGAAGAAAGAGGACAAAGATCGTGCGATCGATCGCATTCGAACAGAAATCTCCGACATCAAGCAGAAGCTCTCGCGGCTCGACGAGAGCGCTCAACTTCAGGAGAAACGGAGCGAGTACCGCGAGCAGAAGGAAAAACTCGAAGCAGATGTCGAGGAGATCAACAGTCAGATAAAGGATACCGTTACGGAACACGGATTCATCCCGCTCGCGATGCCGTTGATACGGGACACGGCCGACGAGATTGACCAACTCAGAGAAGATGGGGTCATCCCGTCGGAACTGAGCGACGACTTCCTCGACTCGCTGCTCGAGGCTGAACAGTGTATCTGTGGTCGCGATCTGGAGCCGGAGACGGCGCCATACAGTCAAGTGTCCTCGCTCCGCGGCGAGGTCGCATCGGACGGAGTCGAACAGGGTGCTATGCGTATCGTCGGTCATCTCCGACAGTTTTCTGACGGACACGCTGCCTTCTTCGACGAGGTCGATGCGCTAATCGAACGACGACAGGGAAAACACGAGGAAATCGACGAATTAGTCGAGTTAATCGACGAGATCAGCACGGAACTCCAGGACCTTGAGGGGACCACTCCCGATGGGGAGTCGATCAGTGATCTTGAGACCGAGCGCGAGCGAAAAGAAGAAGAGAAAGATCAGCTGATCGCTGACAAGGGCGGAATTGATGAAAAAATTTCGACCCGCGAGGAGGAAATCGAGCAGTTGGAAGACGATATCTCCGACCAGCGCGACGAGCGCGAAGAGACACGTCTCGCACAGCGACGCCAGCAAGCGGCCGAACAGGTCCAGACAGAGCTTACCAGCACATTCGAGACGCTCAAGGACCGAGTTCGGAGTTGGTCGAATCAGGAGGTGAATCAGACCTTCGGTGCGATAGCGAGTAAGGATCTCGAGGCGGAAATTACGGACGACTTCGAACTCAAAATTTGGCAGTCCGTCCGCAACGATCGCGTCGAAGTCGATAAGTCAACCGGCGAGCGGCAGATCGCCAGCCTCGCATTCGTCGGGAGCCTCGTCAAAATCGCTAGGCGGCGCTACGAGGATGATTCCAATACGGAGTATTTCACCGGCGGCATCTATCCGCTCGTTATGGACTCGCCGTTCGGTGCGCTCGACAAGGACCACCGACGCGAAGTAAGCCGAATCCTTCCAGAACTGGCGACCCAGGTTATGGTCTTCGCAACCGACTCTCAGTGGGAGGGACCTGTCGAAGAGGAGATGAGAGACATTGCCGGGAAACAGTACTGGCTTGACTTCGACGAGGGTGATGGAGAAGATCGTTCCCCGCAGACGCAAATCAAGGCCGAACAGACCGCAACGGCAGGTAATTGA